The following are encoded together in the Brassica napus cultivar Da-Ae chromosome A9, Da-Ae, whole genome shotgun sequence genome:
- the BNAA09G18520D gene encoding uncharacterized protein BNAA09G18520D, protein MEPPPPSLSSTVVPAATSSIPPPPPHVPSSYPESLDSSPKSRTTDAWDDLPPPAGAASSKLRLMCSYNGHILPRPHDKSLCYMGGDTRIIALDRTSSLSSLITRLSNTLLNGRSVTLKYQLPSEDLDSLISLTTEEDLDNMIEEYDRTISSAKPSRLRLFLFTAKPEATQSMGQILESSAKSDDWFLNALNRGSDVNRLLGLDDAGDKDDDCKQQQQKQQIQQPPPPQQGGQDVHNLPDSPMLDTSSSFGSTSSSPSLANLPPIRVHVEEAKGMQDQRLGIEEQFARFNVGNKIQDDGFAAISSPPPMPVTITLPAAPVNATTVSSEVFSDDGAPAGYRKPPTPRSQPTHQVKSVPSPDSVSSDSSMNNSVFHQRPSVYQEPVSQMPSCSSTVVTGLINPSDPNTLLSHNQNQNRNQDSGYILHPQQQQFIHAPQYLHHHPSTGLPVQSYIQVYPSQPQQSFHMHPSQLDHQPYPFYYATAPVPPKPYNIPLTQSGSVSDSLGSLPSSHPQTLPNSTMMAPPPNNHLRNTPQATGGAQIVHQVPPISQQQFMGYSQIHHPPQSGSAGIPNYGYEYVENAPKQVYYTQQMGHAQYQTMTGPPPAMVLPDGFPVAAKLPAENMTQQIQSSHPL, encoded by the exons atgGAACCACCGCCTCCTTCTCTCTCCTCCACCGTCGTTCCCGCAGCCACCTCTTCTatacctcctcctcctcctcacgtGCCATCATCTTACCCCGAGTCTCTAGACTCCTCCCCAAAATCCCGCACCACCGATGCCTGGGACGATCTTCCTCCTCCCGCTGGCGCCGCCTCTTCCAAACTCCGTCTCATGTGCAGTTACAACGGCCACATCCTTCCCCGCCCGCACGACAAGTCGCTCTGTTACATGGGCGGCGACACTCGCATCATTGCCCTCGACCGCACCTCCTCCCTCTCTTCTCTCATCACTCGTCTCTCCAACACGCTACTCAACGGCCGCTCCGTCACGCTCAAGTATCAGCTACCCAGCGAAGATCTTGATTCTCTAATCTCCCTCACCACCGAAGAGGATCTCGATAACATGATCGAGGAGTATGACCGTACCATCAGTTCCGCTAAACCCTCGCGTCTGCGTTTGTTTCTCTTCACGGCGAAGCCTGAAGCTACGCAATCGATGGGTCAGATTCTAGAGAGTTCGGCTAAGAGTGACGATTGGTTCCTCAACGCTCTCAATAGAGGTTCCGACGTCAATCGTTTACTTGGCTTGGACGATGCCGGAGACAAAGATGACGATTGTAAACAGCAGCAGCAGAAGCAACAGATTCAACAGCCTCCGCCTCCGCAGCAAGGAGGTCAAGATGTGCATAACTTGCCGGACTCTCCGATGTTGGATACATCCTCCTCCTTTGGATCAACTTCTTCCTCCCCTTCGCTCGCGAATCTACCTCCGATTCGTGTCCATGTAGAGGAAGCTAAGGGGATGCAGGATCAGAGGCTTGGAATCGAAGAACAGTTCGCACGATTCAACGTCGGGAATAAGATTCAAGACGACGGGTTTGCAGCGATCTCGTCTCCACCGCCGATGCCTGTGACTATCACTCTTCCTGCTGCTCCGGTGAATGCTACAACCGTCTCAAGTGAGGTCTTCTCCGACGACGGTGCTCCGGCTGGATACAGAAAGCCTCCGACTCCACGTTCACAGCCTACTCATCAGGTGAAATCGGTGCCGTCACCCGATTCCGTTTCCAG TGATAGCAGCATGAACAATTCTGTGTTTCATCAAAGACCTTCTGTTTACCAAGAGCCTGTTTCTCAGATGCCTTCTTGTTCTTCCACTGTAGTTACTGGTCTGATTAATCCCTCAGATCCAAACACACTCTTATCTCATAATCAAAATCAGAATCGGAATCAGGACTCGGGCTACATCCTTCACCCTCAACAGCAACAGTTCATACACGCACCTCAGTACCTTCATCACCATCCCTCTACTGGCCTTCCTGTCCAAAGTTACATCCAGGTTTACCCTTCCCAGCCTCAGCAGTCCTTCCACATGCACCCTAGTCAACTAGATCACCAGCCTTACCCCTTTTATTATGCCACTGCTCCAGTCCCACCTAAGCCTTACAATATTCCTCTCACCCAATCTGGCAGTGTGAGTGATTCTCTAGGGTCTCTCCCTTCTAGCCATCCCCAGACGCTGCCTAATTCCACCATGATGGCTCCACCACCAAACAATCATTTGAGAAATACTCCGCAAGCTACGGGTGGTGCTCAGATTGTTCACCAGGTACCACCTATAAGTCAGCAGCAATTCATGGGGTATTCTCAGATTCATCACCCACCCCAGTCTGGTTCAGCTGGGATTCCCAACTATGGATATGAATATGTGGAAAATGCGCCTAAGCAGGTATACTACACGCAACAGATGGGTCACGCACAGTATCAGACAATGACCGGGCCTCCACCTGCCATGGTGTTGCCTGATGGCTTTCCTGTTGCTGCTAAGCTTCCAGCTGAGAACATGACTCAACAGATCCAGAGTTCACACCCATTGTGA
- the LOC106432061 gene encoding 60S ribosomal protein L7-2: MTESKVVVPESVLKKRKREEEWALAKKQNAEAAKKTNAANRKLIYKRAEQYAKEYAEKEKELISLKREAKLKGGFYVDPEAKLLFIIRIRGINAIDPKTKKILQLLRLRQIFNGVFLKVNKATMNMLRRVEPYVTYGFPNLKSVKELIYKRGYGKLNSQRVALTDNSIVEQGLVKHGIICTEDLIHEILTVGPHFKEANNFLWPFQLKAPLGGLKKKRNHYVEGGDAGNRENFINELIRRMN, translated from the exons ATGACAGAATCAAAGGTTGTAGTTCCGGAGTCAGTcctgaagaagaggaagagagaggaGGAGTGGGCCCTGGCGAAGAAGCAGAACGCTGAAGCAGCCAAGAAGACGAACGCCGCCAACAGGAAGCTTATCTACAAAAGGGCCGAGCAGTACGCCAAGGAGTACGCCGAGAAG GAGAAGGAGTTGATCTCTTTGAAACGTGAGGCTAAGCTTAAAGGAGGTTTCTATGTTGACCCTGAAGCTAAGCTCTTGTTCATCATCCGTATTCGTGG TATCAATGCTATTGACCCGAAGACAAAGAAAATTCTTCAGCTTTTGCGTTTGAGACAG ATATTCAACGGTGTGTTTCTCAAAGTCAACAAGGCTACAATGAACATGCTTCGTCGTGTTGAGCCCTATGTGACCTACGG GTTCCCTAACTTGAAGAGTGTTAAGGAATTGATCTACAAGAGAGGATACGGAAAGCTCAACTCCCAGAGGGTGGCTTTGACTGACAACTCTATCGTAGAGCAG GGTTTGGTTAAACATGGGATCATCTGCACTGAGGACTTGATCCACGAGATTCTAACAGTTGGACCTCATTTCAAGGAGGCTAACAACTTCCTGTGGCCATTCCAGCTCAAGGCACCGCTTGGTGGtctcaagaagaagaggaatcaCTACGTTGAAGGTGGTGATGCTGGAAACCGTGAAAACTTCATCAATGAGCTTATCAGGAGGATGAATTAG
- the BNAA09G18540D gene encoding uncharacterized protein BNAA09G18540D encodes MEATMISSSALISPLRFHPLVFSANKMMIKKKKKMMMSVSAAASSGKDHYYGGGRLVDENMIVLRKRIHEMKMVERNYEPPSHWMDWEKRFYSSYDSVICESVGLLQSFLMNSRPTVAIATLLLLIVSVPVSSSVLAFRLLDLLQWVLAAATSGHVG; translated from the coding sequence atggaagctacaatgatcTCTTCGTCGGCTTTGATATCACCTCTCAGGTTCCATCCATTGGTATTTTCCGCGAATAAAATGAtgattaagaagaagaagaagatgatgatgagcgTTTCTGCGGCTGCGTCTTCAGGAAAGGACCATTACTACGGAGGAGGGAGACTGGTGGACGAGAACATGATCGTTCTGAGGAAACGCATCCACGAGATGAAGATGGTTGAGAGAAACTACGAGCCTCCTTCTCACTGGATGGATTGGGAGAAGCGTTTCTACAGCAGCTACGACTCTGTCATCTGCGAATCCGTTGGTCTTCTCCAGAGCTTCCTCATGAATTCTCGGCCCACAGTTGCAATCGCAACGCTGCTTCTCCTCATCGTTAGTGTTCCCGTTTCCTCCTCTGTTTTAGCCTTTCGCCTTCTTGACCTCCTCCAGTGGGTTCTCGCCGCCGCAACTTCGGGTCACGTGGGCTGA